In Selenomonas dianae, a genomic segment contains:
- a CDS encoding aminopeptidase produces the protein MNTDLLKKYAALVIRVGVNLQKGQPLVIHAPITCADFVHMLASEAYDVGAYDVAVNWNDEAFSHIRLQKADAERFRAFPAWRKAFYDDYAAQGAAFISIAASDPDLYSDIDPQRLAEASQTAGKALMDYRARLMSNKNTWCVVSVPTKAWACKVFPECSEEAAMERLWEEILSAVRVSATEDAVSAWHTHIDRLQKRTAFLNAQAFTELHYRNSLGTDLRIELPKGHIWMGGAEKSADGILFAANLPTEEVYTLPKRDGVNGTVVASKPLHYNGNLIRGFTLTFEAGKVVTYKAEQGEEHLKELLSTDEGASFLGEVALVPHDSPISRSGILFYNTLFDENASCHLALGKAYPTCIENGEGMTEDELQQHGVNHSLVHEDFMIGTADLTVVGKTASGASITIMEHGNFTF, from the coding sequence ATGAATACGGATTTACTCAAAAAATATGCTGCGCTCGTCATTCGCGTGGGGGTCAATCTACAGAAGGGACAGCCCCTTGTCATTCATGCGCCGATTACGTGTGCAGACTTTGTACATATGCTTGCATCAGAAGCGTACGATGTCGGGGCGTATGATGTCGCTGTGAACTGGAATGATGAGGCGTTTTCCCACATCCGCTTGCAAAAGGCGGATGCGGAGCGGTTTCGCGCGTTTCCCGCATGGCGCAAGGCGTTCTATGACGATTACGCGGCGCAGGGCGCGGCGTTTATCTCGATTGCGGCATCCGATCCTGATCTCTATTCGGACATTGACCCGCAGCGGCTCGCGGAGGCAAGTCAGACAGCGGGAAAAGCCCTTATGGACTACCGTGCGCGTCTGATGAGCAACAAAAATACATGGTGTGTTGTTTCTGTGCCTACAAAAGCGTGGGCGTGCAAGGTGTTCCCCGAATGCTCGGAGGAGGCGGCAATGGAGCGCCTTTGGGAAGAGATTCTCAGCGCCGTGCGTGTCTCCGCAACGGAGGATGCAGTATCCGCATGGCACACCCATATTGACCGTCTGCAAAAACGGACAGCATTTCTTAACGCACAGGCATTTACGGAACTGCACTACCGCAATTCGTTGGGAACAGATCTTCGTATCGAGTTGCCAAAGGGGCATATTTGGATGGGCGGCGCGGAGAAATCGGCAGATGGAATCCTCTTTGCCGCAAATCTCCCGACGGAGGAGGTGTATACACTGCCGAAACGCGACGGTGTCAACGGGACGGTGGTCGCCTCGAAGCCGCTCCACTACAATGGGAATCTGATCCGTGGATTCACGCTCACGTTTGAGGCGGGGAAGGTTGTCACCTACAAGGCGGAGCAGGGAGAGGAGCATCTGAAGGAACTTCTCAGCACGGATGAGGGGGCTTCCTTTCTCGGTGAGGTGGCGCTCGTACCGCATGATTCGCCGATTTCGCGGAGCGGTATCCTCTTTTACAATACCCTTTTCGATGAAAATGCCTCCTGTCATCTCGCTTTGGGAAAGGCATATCCGACCTGCATAGAGAATGGAGAGGGCATGACAGAGGATGAGCTGCAACAACACGGTGTAAATCATTCGCTCGTTCACGAGGATTTTATGATCGGGACGGCGGATCTTACGGTGGTCGGAAAAACTGCGTCCGGTGCGTCAATTACCATCATGGAGCATGGGAATTTTACCTTTTGA
- the dtd gene encoding D-aminoacyl-tRNA deacylase: MRAVVTRVKEASVEIEGRMCGQIGTGYLILLGIAPEDTEADAAHLAEKIVHLRVFSDENGKMNRALAEVGGAVLVISQFTLFADLKKRRPGFSKAAKPVHAIPLYEAFIAELTDRGVHVECGEFGADMQVSSVNDGPVTLIFDTNEV; the protein is encoded by the coding sequence TTGCGCGCTGTAGTTACACGAGTGAAGGAAGCGTCCGTGGAAATCGAAGGACGGATGTGCGGTCAGATCGGCACGGGGTATCTGATCCTGCTCGGTATTGCACCGGAGGATACGGAGGCAGATGCCGCACATCTTGCGGAGAAAATCGTCCATCTGCGTGTGTTTTCCGATGAAAACGGGAAGATGAACCGTGCGCTTGCGGAGGTGGGCGGCGCGGTGCTTGTGATCTCGCAGTTCACCCTGTTTGCCGATCTCAAAAAGCGTCGCCCGGGATTCTCCAAGGCGGCAAAGCCGGTTCATGCAATCCCGCTCTATGAGGCGTTTATAGCGGAACTTACGGATCGCGGTGTCCATGTCGAATGTGGGGAGTTCGGTGCGGATATGCAGGTATCTTCCGTCAACGATGGCCCCGTGACACTGATCTTTGATACGAACGAGGTATGA
- a CDS encoding M18 family aminopeptidase: protein MTSEEKFCAEDLISFIDRTTSPYHVVEQSTNLLRALPMNENAALSAGQVYSFPLYNTGIIFVALGENAAKGPLRIVCAHTDFPCLHVKPNPVLKEHGYGKLNVEVYGGMIRNTWMDRPLSLAGAVALRGADPFAPILRLVDFRRPLMIVPNLAIHMNRKVNEGVELKPQKDLLPLFFQNGDGDEDDAKKLLVLLAEELGVSADDILSYDLNAYPYEHGCLLGCDDAFLSAPRLDNLSSVKACVDAIGDWNGDGIRVAALFDNEEVGSRTKQGAGGAALAILLERVCYKLGLDREEYLKKVMEGFCLSVDVAHALHPNAPEKADPTNQPFLNGGTVLKVAANQSYAGDPEAFAVIAGLCAREHIPYQIFTNHSDATGGATLGSILSTQVPMRTMDIGAPILGMHSAREMMGARDPFALMRLLTSFFSA from the coding sequence ATGACATCTGAGGAAAAATTCTGTGCAGAGGATTTGATTTCATTTATTGATCGGACGACTTCACCGTATCATGTGGTGGAGCAGAGCACAAACCTCCTGCGTGCGCTTCCCATGAATGAAAACGCCGCACTCTCCGCAGGGCAGGTTTATTCATTCCCGCTCTACAACACGGGGATAATTTTTGTTGCGCTAGGGGAAAATGCGGCAAAAGGTCCCCTGCGTATCGTATGTGCTCATACGGATTTTCCGTGTCTGCACGTCAAGCCGAATCCCGTGCTCAAGGAGCATGGCTATGGGAAGCTGAATGTCGAAGTATACGGTGGAATGATTCGGAACACATGGATGGATCGCCCCTTGTCCCTTGCGGGAGCGGTCGCCCTGCGCGGTGCGGATCCCTTTGCGCCGATATTGCGGCTTGTGGATTTTCGCCGTCCGCTGATGATTGTGCCGAATCTTGCGATTCATATGAACCGCAAGGTGAATGAGGGCGTTGAGCTGAAGCCGCAAAAGGATCTTTTGCCATTATTCTTCCAAAACGGCGATGGCGATGAGGATGATGCGAAGAAACTGCTTGTCCTGCTCGCGGAGGAGCTCGGTGTTTCGGCGGATGATATTCTGTCCTACGATCTGAACGCCTATCCCTATGAGCACGGCTGTCTTTTGGGATGCGACGATGCTTTTCTCTCCGCGCCGCGCCTTGACAATCTCTCGTCAGTCAAGGCGTGCGTTGACGCCATCGGTGATTGGAACGGGGACGGCATTCGGGTCGCGGCACTCTTTGACAATGAGGAGGTGGGAAGCCGCACGAAGCAGGGCGCAGGCGGGGCGGCACTCGCCATCCTGTTGGAGCGTGTCTGCTACAAGCTGGGGCTTGATCGAGAGGAATATCTCAAAAAAGTTATGGAAGGGTTCTGTCTTTCCGTGGATGTCGCCCATGCCCTGCACCCGAATGCGCCCGAAAAGGCGGATCCGACGAATCAGCCTTTTCTGAATGGTGGAACTGTCCTCAAGGTCGCCGCGAATCAGTCCTATGCCGGCGATCCCGAGGCGTTTGCTGTGATTGCGGGACTTTGCGCGCGCGAACATATTCCGTATCAGATTTTTACAAATCACTCGGATGCCACGGGCGGCGCGACACTCGGCTCGATCCTTTCCACGCAGGTTCCGATGCGGACGATGGACATCGGCGCACCAATTCTCGGAATGCATTCGGCACGTGAGATGATGGGAGCACGGGATCCGTTTGCGCTCATGCGTCTGCTTACGTCTTTTTTCTCTGCGTGA
- a CDS encoding HAD family hydrolase has product MDIRGVVFDVDDTLYDMAQPFFGAYQRLYGARYELPVQSLFLAFRRHSDECFADAQTGRMSMEELYIYRVRMTLRDYGIAVTDAEALAFQRTYMELQYQIRLSPVMTALLDDLRKVVRLGVITNGESRHQRNKLRSLDVSRWIPKDQIIVSGDYPFRKPDVRIFREMENRLDRTPENLLYVGDAFDLDIEGAHAAGWHSIWFNHRRRCIPTGAEIRPNAEVHSEEELCAVLRDYLAK; this is encoded by the coding sequence ATGGATATTCGCGGTGTGGTATTTGATGTCGATGACACGCTCTATGATATGGCACAGCCTTTTTTCGGAGCATATCAACGCCTCTATGGGGCGCGGTACGAACTGCCTGTGCAGTCCCTTTTTCTCGCTTTTCGCCGCCACAGCGACGAATGCTTTGCGGACGCGCAGACGGGCAGAATGAGCATGGAGGAGCTCTATATCTATCGCGTACGGATGACCCTGCGCGACTATGGGATAGCGGTGACGGACGCGGAGGCGCTTGCATTCCAGCGCACCTATATGGAGTTGCAGTATCAGATTCGGCTGTCACCCGTGATGACTGCTCTTTTGGATGATCTGCGGAAAGTGGTCCGCCTCGGTGTCATTACGAACGGGGAATCCCGCCATCAGAGAAACAAGCTGCGTTCTCTCGATGTATCTCGGTGGATCCCGAAGGATCAGATCATCGTCTCCGGCGATTATCCCTTTCGCAAGCCGGATGTGCGCATCTTTCGTGAGATGGAGAACCGTCTGGATCGCACGCCCGAGAATCTGCTCTATGTCGGGGATGCCTTTGATCTGGATATTGAGGGGGCGCACGCAGCGGGCTGGCACTCGATTTGGTTCAATCACCGCAGGCGGTGCATTCCAACGGGGGCGGAGATTCGTCCCAATGCAGAGGTTCATTCGGAGGAAGAACTGTGTGCGGTGCTGCGTGACTATCTCGCAAAATAA
- a CDS encoding DNA internalization-related competence protein ComEC/Rec2: MKMGQYPLSFLSGLLVMFCFGIFCSAWLHISFATYAPPLICLLLAAALTSAILALKSSERTWIAFVGLFFILGLVRFAAAYELPVHDISHMAGERVRVAGTIVDAPVIRTDADHVQHIRYTVEVRRIMRGDDGYAAGGKIHIHTRCAEGEVPTHVEIGDEITAEGTVRRPHSYQNPGQLDTVFLLRCDGITARLFADDSGIEITSNGNPSYAQSFRRWAARVRTHYIERMTQVMPRADASAIFAMLFGGYDGIRPELLEAFTVTGIVHILSVSGSHISLLAAVIAWLALFFRLPRILSAAAVIMAIIVYVILAGMVPPAVRSGIMGAVAFLGLVLGRERDARYMLVLTGLLMLMVSPLLFFHISFQLSFLATMGLLFLAPVLRAYMKFLPRILAESLSITIGAQLATLPILAWYFNQISLAALLANLLVVPLVDIIIILGLGGGIAAFFMPFLGKIVFGFDSILLGITFELTRAMAALPFAQVELPSMGICAGLFYYLFVLAPVFSGEYRRFICRFYKIIVIVLSLSILSVFSWNMVRPDEMAVHFIDVGQGDAALVVTPHGHAMFFDTGGTRDGAFDVGARVDVPYLRHYGIHAVDYIFLSHAHEDHAAGAGGILPRMKVKHVYTADEGVAAYARSMRIGDGNPLLMKLGRAEEGLSMTVDGVTVDVLYAPAYGSVEHTTGNEVSNVYRVRYGNASFLFTGDLVKEHEEKMIARGTDLHATVLKIPHHGSDTSSCEAFVHAVNPLYAVCCVGADNTFGHPRPVVVQRYEDVGARTLRTDRDGAIVFRTDGEHLSVRTFAEGKILRD; the protein is encoded by the coding sequence ATGAAGATGGGGCAGTATCCGCTCTCATTTCTCAGCGGTCTCTTGGTAATGTTTTGTTTTGGAATTTTTTGCAGTGCATGGCTGCATATCTCATTTGCGACGTATGCGCCGCCTCTCATCTGTCTGCTCTTGGCGGCAGCCCTTACATCGGCAATCCTCGCTCTGAAGTCGAGTGAACGAACATGGATTGCCTTTGTGGGGCTTTTTTTCATCTTGGGACTTGTTCGCTTTGCCGCTGCCTATGAGCTCCCCGTGCACGATATTTCTCATATGGCAGGGGAACGTGTACGCGTTGCAGGCACGATTGTCGATGCGCCTGTGATCCGTACGGATGCGGATCATGTGCAGCATATTCGCTATACGGTGGAAGTCCGTCGGATCATGAGGGGGGATGATGGATATGCTGCCGGCGGAAAAATTCACATCCATACGCGCTGCGCAGAGGGCGAAGTTCCGACGCACGTGGAAATCGGCGATGAAATCACAGCCGAGGGAACGGTTCGCCGCCCACATTCCTATCAGAATCCCGGACAGCTTGATACGGTCTTTTTGCTGCGCTGTGATGGAATCACGGCACGACTCTTTGCGGACGACAGCGGAATAGAAATTACTTCCAATGGGAATCCGTCCTATGCACAGTCCTTTCGTCGTTGGGCGGCACGCGTGCGCACGCACTATATCGAGCGCATGACGCAGGTCATGCCGCGCGCAGATGCCTCTGCCATTTTTGCCATGCTGTTTGGCGGGTATGACGGCATCCGTCCGGAACTGCTTGAGGCGTTTACCGTCACGGGGATTGTGCACATTCTCTCGGTCTCCGGCTCTCACATCAGCCTTCTTGCCGCCGTTATTGCGTGGCTTGCCTTATTTTTCCGGCTGCCGCGCATACTGTCCGCAGCGGCGGTCATCATGGCGATCATCGTCTATGTGATTTTGGCGGGCATGGTTCCGCCTGCCGTACGCTCCGGCATCATGGGGGCGGTCGCCTTTCTCGGGCTTGTGCTCGGGCGGGAGCGCGATGCACGATATATGCTCGTGCTCACGGGGCTTCTCATGTTGATGGTCTCACCGCTGCTGTTCTTTCATATCAGTTTTCAGTTATCCTTTTTGGCGACGATGGGACTGCTCTTTCTCGCTCCTGTCCTTCGCGCGTACATGAAGTTTCTGCCACGTATCCTCGCAGAAAGTCTTTCGATCACGATCGGAGCGCAGCTGGCGACATTGCCGATCCTCGCATGGTATTTTAATCAGATTTCGTTGGCAGCGCTTCTTGCCAACCTCCTTGTCGTTCCTCTTGTTGATATTATTATCATCCTTGGACTTGGCGGCGGTATCGCTGCTTTTTTCATGCCGTTTCTCGGTAAAATCGTCTTTGGGTTTGACAGCATTCTGCTCGGCATTACGTTTGAACTGACACGGGCGATGGCTGCATTGCCCTTTGCACAGGTGGAACTTCCATCCATGGGAATATGTGCGGGGCTTTTCTATTATCTGTTCGTTCTGGCTCCTGTTTTTTCGGGAGAATACAGGAGATTTATTTGTCGTTTTTATAAAATTATTGTTATTGTTCTTTCTTTATCCATCCTTTCTGTATTTTCTTGGAACATGGTACGCCCCGATGAGATGGCCGTTCATTTTATTGATGTCGGTCAGGGGGATGCTGCCCTCGTCGTGACGCCGCACGGTCATGCCATGTTCTTTGATACGGGCGGTACGCGGGATGGAGCGTTCGATGTTGGTGCACGCGTCGATGTGCCATATCTTCGCCATTACGGGATTCATGCGGTCGATTATATCTTTCTCTCACACGCGCATGAGGATCATGCCGCGGGGGCAGGCGGTATTTTACCGCGCATGAAGGTCAAGCACGTTTATACTGCTGATGAGGGGGTGGCAGCATATGCTCGAAGTATGCGGATCGGCGACGGGAATCCGCTGCTGATGAAACTGGGCAGGGCGGAGGAAGGGCTGTCGATGACGGTGGACGGCGTGACGGTCGATGTCCTCTATGCACCCGCCTATGGGAGTGTGGAGCACACGACGGGGAACGAGGTGTCGAATGTCTATCGTGTCCGCTACGGGAATGCGAGTTTTCTCTTTACGGGGGATCTCGTCAAGGAGCATGAGGAGAAGATGATTGCACGGGGGACAGATCTTCATGCAACTGTGCTCAAAATTCCGCATCACGGGTCGGATACGTCCAGCTGTGAGGCGTTCGTTCACGCGGTAAACCCGCTCTATGCCGTTTGCTGTGTGGGGGCGGACAACACCTTTGGACATCCGCGTCCGGTCGTTGTGCAACGGTATGAAGATGTGGGGGCACGAACACTGCGTACCGATCGGGACGGTGCCATTGTCTTTCGGACGGATGGCGAGCATCTTTCGGTCCGTACCTTTGCTGAGGGGAAAATTTTGCGTGACTGA
- a CDS encoding helix-hairpin-helix domain-containing protein, with the protein MPMFRKSLLVLLVLVIAVLGGTMYGYYTEQRTLSLPPAVNESAEVKRSVTVYVCGEVKKPGLVTLTEGQRVADAVNAAGGVIETADIDRINMAAFLEDGMQVRVPERVGGFSDGVQSAVSGKNAEGKINLNTAGEKELQELPGIGPAMSARIIEYRETNGAFQSIEDVKKVRGIGNAKFEKMKDKVTI; encoded by the coding sequence ATGCCCATGTTCCGGAAATCGCTTCTTGTCCTCCTCGTGCTGGTGATTGCCGTGCTTGGCGGCACGATGTACGGCTACTACACGGAACAACGGACATTGTCGCTCCCTCCGGCAGTCAACGAAAGTGCCGAGGTGAAGCGATCCGTCACCGTTTATGTCTGCGGTGAGGTCAAAAAGCCCGGGCTCGTTACACTGACTGAGGGGCAGCGCGTTGCGGATGCGGTGAATGCCGCAGGCGGTGTGATTGAGACGGCGGACATTGACCGCATCAATATGGCGGCATTTTTGGAGGATGGGATGCAGGTTCGCGTGCCCGAGCGCGTGGGCGGGTTCTCCGATGGTGTCCAATCTGCCGTTTCCGGAAAAAATGCAGAGGGAAAGATCAATCTCAATACAGCGGGAGAGAAGGAGCTGCAGGAGCTGCCCGGGATCGGTCCCGCCATGTCCGCGCGCATCATTGAGTATCGTGAGACGAACGGTGCATTTCAATCCATCGAGGATGTGAAAAAGGTGCGCGGGATCGGCAATGCCAAATTTGAAAAGATGAAAGACAAGGTGACCATATGA
- the speD gene encoding adenosylmethionine decarboxylase, whose amino-acid sequence MDGKLKLYGFNNLTKALSFNIYDICYAKSAREQRDYIKYIDEQYNSDRLTKILSQVTDMIGARILNIAKQDYEPQGASVTMLIAEEAAVVSGSKKPINAKSPMPETILAHLDKSHVTVHTYPEYHPDTSIATFRVDIDVATCGEITPLQTLDYLISQFDSDIITMDYRVRGFTRDLQGRKLFVDSKMTSIQEFIKQETLDEYDAVDINLYQASLYHTRMLIKEPQLQNYLFNTDVDEIPPKTRLLISTSLRREMIEIFSGRNVY is encoded by the coding sequence TTGGATGGGAAACTGAAATTATATGGGTTTAACAACCTCACCAAGGCGTTGAGCTTTAATATCTACGATATTTGCTATGCGAAATCTGCGCGTGAGCAGCGGGATTATATTAAATATATTGACGAACAATACAATTCCGATCGCCTTACGAAGATTCTCTCGCAGGTTACGGATATGATCGGCGCACGGATTCTCAACATTGCCAAACAGGACTATGAGCCGCAGGGAGCAAGTGTTACCATGCTGATTGCGGAGGAGGCGGCGGTGGTCTCCGGCAGCAAGAAGCCGATCAATGCAAAATCTCCCATGCCGGAGACCATTCTCGCACACCTCGATAAAAGTCATGTGACGGTACACACATACCCCGAGTATCATCCCGACACGAGCATCGCGACCTTTCGCGTGGATATTGATGTGGCGACCTGCGGGGAGATCACGCCGCTGCAGACGCTCGACTATCTCATCAGTCAGTTTGATTCGGATATTATCACGATGGATTACCGCGTGCGCGGTTTTACGCGCGACTTGCAGGGTCGCAAGCTGTTCGTGGACAGCAAGATGACCTCCATTCAGGAGTTTATCAAGCAGGAGACGCTGGATGAATACGATGCGGTGGACATCAATCTCTATCAGGCGAGCCTCTATCACACGCGTATGCTGATTAAGGAGCCGCAGCTCCAAAACTATCTCTTTAATACCGATGTCGATGAGATTCCGCCAAAGACACGCCTCCTCATCAGTACGAGTTTGCGCCGTGAGATGATTGAGATCTTCAGCGGCAGAAATGTGTATTGA
- a CDS encoding replication-associated recombination protein A, producing the protein MDGQGGLFERAVYQPLAERVRPQSLEEFVGQQHLLGTGKILRRLIESDHITSMIFWGPPGVGKTTLAQIIAARTQAKFINFSAVTSGIKDIRAVMQEADRRRIYGERIIVFVDEIHRFNKAQQDAFLPFVERGSIVLIGATTENPSFEINSALLSRCRVFVLQGLTTEDIKRLLQYAISSERGLGSMKIHLSEEGMTAVAAFANGDARSALSTLEMLVLNADERGGEIYVTEENLAQCISRKSLLYDKSGEEHYNLISALHKSMRNSDPDAAVYWLARMLEAGEDPLYVARRVTRFAAEDVGLADPRALQIAVAAYQACHYIGFPECNVHLTEAVIYLSLAPKSNAMETAYLAAAADARNMLAEPVPLVIRNAPTRLMKDLDYGKGYQYAHDTEERITNMQCLPDSLVGKTYYQPTEQGMEGRFRERLDWIKMWRKSHPPK; encoded by the coding sequence ATGGACGGTCAGGGCGGTCTCTTTGAGCGTGCGGTCTATCAGCCGCTCGCCGAGCGCGTTCGTCCGCAGTCGCTTGAGGAGTTTGTCGGGCAGCAGCATCTTCTTGGTACAGGGAAGATACTGCGCCGCCTCATCGAGAGCGATCACATCACCTCCATGATCTTTTGGGGACCGCCCGGGGTCGGGAAGACAACGCTCGCTCAGATCATTGCGGCACGCACACAGGCGAAATTCATCAATTTCTCGGCGGTGACAAGCGGCATTAAGGATATTCGCGCGGTTATGCAGGAGGCGGATCGCCGCCGCATATACGGAGAGCGCATCATCGTCTTTGTGGATGAGATTCATCGCTTCAACAAGGCGCAGCAGGATGCTTTTCTGCCCTTTGTCGAACGCGGGAGCATTGTGCTGATCGGAGCGACGACGGAGAATCCCTCGTTTGAGATCAACAGCGCACTCCTGTCACGCTGCCGTGTCTTTGTCCTGCAGGGGCTTACGACAGAGGACATCAAGCGGCTGCTCCAATATGCGATCTCATCGGAGCGTGGGCTCGGCTCGATGAAGATTCATCTCTCCGAGGAAGGCATGACGGCAGTCGCCGCATTTGCAAACGGTGACGCACGCAGCGCCCTCTCCACGCTCGAAATGCTCGTTCTGAATGCGGATGAGCGCGGCGGCGAGATCTATGTGACGGAGGAAAATCTCGCCCAATGTATTTCGCGGAAATCCCTTCTTTACGATAAGAGCGGTGAGGAGCACTATAACCTCATCTCGGCACTGCACAAGTCGATGCGCAACTCGGATCCCGATGCGGCGGTCTACTGGCTCGCACGTATGCTTGAGGCGGGGGAGGATCCTCTCTATGTGGCTCGACGTGTGACGCGCTTTGCGGCGGAGGATGTGGGGCTTGCCGATCCGAGGGCGCTTCAGATTGCTGTTGCGGCATATCAGGCGTGCCACTACATCGGGTTCCCCGAGTGCAATGTCCATCTGACTGAGGCGGTGATCTACCTGTCCCTCGCGCCAAAGTCCAATGCGATGGAGACGGCATACCTCGCTGCTGCTGCAGATGCGCGGAATATGTTAGCCGAACCCGTTCCGCTCGTGATCCGAAATGCGCCGACGAGGCTCATGAAGGATCTGGATTATGGCAAGGGCTACCAATATGCACACGATACGGAGGAGCGTATTACGAATATGCAGTGTCTGCCGGATTCGCTCGTTGGGAAAACGTACTATCAACCGACGGAGCAGGGAATGGAAGGACGGTTTCGCGAACGTCTGGATTGGATTAAGATGTGGCGAAAAAGTCATCCGCCAAAATAA